The DNA sequence CTCGGCCAGGGTCGGCGCGGCGGAGATGACGGCGGCGACGCCGGCGGCGATGCTGACCGCGACGGTCAAGACGTAATCGGTAAGCAGCGCCGATGCCGCGAGCATCCCCGCCGGCAGCCCCAAGTTGTCGCGCGCGACCGCGTAAGCTCCGCCGCCCGAGGGATAGGCCATGACCGTCTGGCGGTAAGAGATCGCGACGATCGCGAACAACGTCGAAATGGCCGCCCCGATCCAAGGCGAGAAGCCCAGCGCGCTCGGTCCCGCCACCGCCAGCGCCAGCAGGATCTCCTCGGTCGCATAGGCGCAGGAAGAGATGGCGTCGGAGGCAAAGACCGGCAGCGCCAGCAGCTTGGGCAAGCGCTCGTGTGCCGCGCGCGAGGTGGGCAGTCGCTCACCCAGCAGAAGCCTGCGAAGGAATCCTCCCAATCCGGCCATTTGCGGTAGCTTCTCCCGTTCGCAGCGGACGTTTCCACGTCCGAGGCTCGGCTTCCTCTGGAGGTCGGAAACGCAGGGAGATGCGCAGCCGCGAAGGCGAACGCGCCGTCAGCCGTTGAGAGGAAGTGCGGAGGGGAGCATGGTCACGTGGAAGTCAGCAGCGACCAGCTTTTCAACGTCGTGCGCGGGACCCACGGAAAGCACCGCGACACCGTCCGCTTCCACCGCCTGGTCAATACGCTTCGCGACGTAGGCGTCGCGGGCCGCCACCAGCTTACGCTCGTTTTCCTCGTACAGTCTGCGGGCCTTCACGCGGTTGTCCAGGCTCGGTGCTGCGAGGGCATCGCGCAGCAGGCGGTCTCGGTCTCGCAGTAGCCGCGGATCCTCAGTCTGCTCCAGCCTCGCTCCGCGCCCTACCAGCTCCAGCACCAGTTTGCAGTTGGGGCTTCCCTGGCTCGCCATGTCCGTGACGATCCGGAGCGCGTCTCGCCCGCCGACGGACAGCCCCTCCAGGAATACATGGACATCCGCCAGCGAGGCGCCCGCATGCCTCGCGTTGAGTGTTTCCATCAATTCGACGCGCATCCGACCCCAGTGTGCCCCGAATCCCGCGTCCGCCTCCGATTCGCGCTCGCCGATCGGCGCCTGTGCCATGATGTCTTCTGGGCCAAGCCCGGCAAACGGGATCCTCACTACTATCAGCATCCGTGCCACGTGTGCCTCCGCCTCTTGCCGTGCCGACGCTGCCAGGGTGCAGCACGCCGCAGCCCATCCCATCATTCCTATACCCCAACCATCGTGGCTGCTGACGAGGGACCGCCCGAGGCTTGTGCGCATCTGCAGACATCAGGGTTTCCCGTTTCGAAGAACGCAGGACGCAACAAACCCATGGACGTTCTGATCGCCGCACTTGACACTACGGCAGGGTGGGGGAGAAGCCGCCGGCGGGACGGGGTAACCTATGCCCCTTCAATCAGCCTCAGTCGCGCCCCATTGAATCGCATGGCATCGCCGCATGCAAACATGTGAGTGCCCACCAGCGCTGCGGTTTGGAGCACCACGATGCCGATGGCCAGAAGAAGGCCGCCGCCAACGATCCGACCTGCTGTCCGGTGGCTTCGATGTAGGCGTGAGAACAGCAGTAGGATAAGCAGCGCGGCGGCGGCCTTCAATCCGAAAGCCACGAGGAGATGCATCCCCTGATAGAACGGGTTCAGTTCCTCGGCCCATCCGGTGCGGGTCAGGATCTGCGTCGAGCCTTCGTCGAGCGCGTTAAGCCCGAGCCAAGCCCATGCGAACTTTGTCATTCGAAGCCACCCTGTCTCTCACGCCTTGTTGTCCGGCGCCCCTGGCTAGGGGAGGTCCTCGCGGCTCTCATCCTCGTCGGTCCTGCCTTCTTCCCACCTCCTTCCCTTGCGTCCGATAATAAGGGTTATGTTAACACGCGTCCGACAGGGATAGTCGGCCGGAGCCCGGAAGGTTGCCTGGTGCCCTCCTTTTCCCCTATAATCGACGGGTCAGGCTCATGAGCAGGCAAGGTCGAGGCAGCGTGAGAATCGTCTCCGGGCGGAACGCCGTGTTGACGGTGTTGCGGATGGGC is a window from the Armatimonadota bacterium genome containing:
- a CDS encoding DUF5658 family protein, with protein sequence MTKFAWAWLGLNALDEGSTQILTRTGWAEELNPFYQGMHLLVAFGLKAAAALLILLLFSRLHRSHRTAGRIVGGGLLLAIGIVVLQTAALVGTHMFACGDAMRFNGARLRLIEGA